The Mycolicibacterium flavescens genomic interval GCGCTGATCGGCGCCGGCTACGGCAGTGCGGGCGAGCGCTGCATGGCGATCAGCGTCGCGGTTCCTGTTGGCGATGAGACCGCAGATCGCTTGCGCGCCCGGCTCGTCGAGCGGATCAACAACCTGCGGGTGGGCCACAGCCTGGACCCGAAGGCCGATTACGGGCCGCTGGTGACCGAGGCGGCGCTGCAGCGGGTGCGCGGCTACATCGACGCCGGCGTCGAGGCGGGCGCCGAGATCGTCGTCGATGGCCGCGAACGCGCCAGCGACGAACTGCAATTCGGCGACGACAGCCTGGAAAACGGCTGGTTCATCGGCCCCACCCTGTTCGACCACGTCACCACCGACATGTCGATCTACACCGACGAGATCTTCGGGCCGGTGCTGTGCATTGTGCGCGCGAAGGACTACGAGGAGGCGCTGGCGCTGCCCTCGGAGCACGAGTACGGCAACGGCGTGGCGATCTTCACCCGCGACGGCGACGCGGCCCGCGACTTCGTGTCACGCGTGCAGGTCGGCATGGTGGGCGTCAACGTGCCGATCCCGGTTCCGGTGGCCTACCATACCTTCGGCGGTTGGAAGCGGTCCGGTTTCGGGGACCTCAACCAGCACGGTCCACATTCGATCCTGTTCTACACCAAGACGAAGACCGTCACGCAGCGGTGGCCGTCGGGCATCAAGGACGGCGCCGAGTTCGTCCTGCCGACCATGAAGTAGCGCACGAGAACACAGGCAGCATGGACTATTTCGGGCTCGACGACGACGAGCGCGTGATCGCCGAGACGGCGGCCGCGTTCGCCGAGAAGCGGCTCGCGCCGTTCGCGTTGGAGTGGGACCGCACGCACCACTTCCCCACCGACGTGCTGCGCGAGGCCGCCGAGCTCGGAATGGCGGCGGTGTACTGCAACGAGGACGTCGGTGGCAGCGGTTTGCGCAGGCTCGACGGCGTGCGGATCTTCGAACAGCTCGCCACGGCGGATCCGACGGTGGCGGCGTTCCTGTCCATCCACAACATGTGCACGTGGATGGTCGACACCTACGGCACGCCCGAACAACGCAAGAGCTGGGTGCCGCGGCTGGCGTCGATGGAGTCGATCGCCAGCTACTGCCTGACCGAGCCCGGTGCGGGGTCCGATGCGAGTGCGTTGCGCACCAGGGCCGTTCGGGACGGTGACCACTACGCCCTCGACGGGGTGAAGCAGTTCATCTCCGGCGCCGGGTCCTCGGACGTGTACGTGGTGATGGCGCGCACCGGCGGGGAGGGCCCGCGGGGTATCTCGACCTTCCTCGTCGAGAAGGACGCTGCTGGACTGACTTTCGGGGCCGATGAAGAGAAGATGGGCTGGCACGCCCAGCCGACAGCCCAGGTGATCTTCGAAGGCGTCCGCGTTCCCGCCGATGCGATGTTGGGCGGTGCCGACGGCGAGGGCACCGGCTTCGGGATCGCGATGAACGGGCTCAACGGCGGCCGGATCAACATCGCGGCGTGCTCGCTCGGCGGTGCACAGGCCGCCTACGACAAGGCCGCCGCCTATGTCCGAGACCGCGAAGCGTTCGGCGGCCCACTTCTCGACGAGCCCACCATCCGGTTCACCCTGGCCGAGATGTCCACCGCGCTCGAGACCTCGCGAAACCTGTTGTGGCGCGCGGCGACCGCGCTGGACGAGAACCACCCCGACAAGGTCGAGCTGTGCGCGATGGCCAAGCTCTACGTCACCGATGCCTGCTACACGGTCGCCGACCAGGCACTGCAGTTGCACGGTGGCTACGGCTACCTCAACGAGTACGGGTTGGAGAAGATCGTCCGGGACCTGCGGGTACACCGGATCCTCGAGGGAACCAACGAAATCATGCGGGTGGTCATCGGGCGGTCGCAGGCCGCCAAGGTGCGGGCGTCCGCTTAGGAGAGGTCATCGATGACGACGATCGCGTTCTTGGGGCTGGGCAACATGGGCGGGCCGATGGCGGCGAACCTGGTTGCCGCCGGCCAGACGGTCCGCGGGTTCGACCCCCAGCCGACGCTGAAATCGGCCGCGGCCGACAAGGGCGTGTCGGTTTTCGACAGCGGCGCTGAGGCGGTCAGCGAGGCCGAGGTCGTGATCACCTCGCTGCCCAACGGCGACATCGTGAAAGCGTGCTACGCCGAGGTGCTCCCCGCGGCCAAGGACAACGCGCTGTTCATCGACACCTCCACAATCTCTGTCGACGACGCGCGCAGCATTCATCAGCAGGCCCTCGAGCGTGGCTTGGCGCAACTCGACGCCCCGGTGTCGGGCGGGGTGAAGGGTGCCACTGCGGGCACGCTGGCGTTCATGGTCGGCGGTGAGGACGAAGCGGTGGAACGCGCCCGGCCTGTGCTCGAACCGTTGGCGGGCAAGATCATTCACTGCGGCGCCTCCGGTACCGGCCAGGCCGCCAAACTGTGCAACAACATGGTGCTCGCGGTGCAGCAGATCGCGATCGGCGAGGCGTTTGTGCTCGCCGAGAAGCTGGGCCTGCCGGCGCAGTCGCTGTTCGACGTGATCACCGGGGCCACCGGCAACTGCTGGTCGGTGCACACCAATTGTCCTGTCCCGGGACCGGTTCCGACGTCGCCGGCCAACAACGACTTCAAACCCGGTTTCGCGACCGCGTTGATGAACAAGGATCTCGGCCTGGCCATGGCCGCGGTCGAGTCGACCGGTTCGAACGCCCCGCTGGGCAGCCACGCCGCGGAGATCTACAAGAAGTTCGCCGCCGACCATGCCGACAAGGACTTCAGCGCGGTGATCGAGGCGCTGCGGGGCAACTGACCCGGCGTCACCGAGCGTCGGCGTCGACCCAGGCGCGCTCGCCGTATGTGTCCAGGTGGGCGACCTGTCCGACCGGCTTGCGCGTCGTCGGTCCGTACCGGCCACGCGGCCAGCCCAGGGGCACGACGCAGATGGGTGTCACGGTCAGCGGCAGGCCCAGGGTTCGCCGGGCCGATGTCACGCTCCACAGCGGCAGGGTGATCAGCGACGCACCGAGCCCCATCGCCCGCGCAGCCAGGAGCAGGTTCTGCACGCTGGGGTAGATCGACCCGAAGAACGACGACTCGCCGACGAACGGCGACGGCATGTAGGGCAGCCGTGAACCGCCGCGCAGGCACGGTACGACGAGGACCGGGATCTCACTGAAATGGTCGACTTGCCACTGCACGGCCCGCAGGATCTTTTGCATCGATTCGTCGCCGGCGGCCAGACGCCGGCCTATCCCGCCGTACAGCGACCAGGCCTGCCGATAACGCTTACCGAGCTGGTCCTTGACGGCCTGGTCCTTCACCACGATGAACTCCCAGTTCTGCCCGTTCGACCCGGTGGGAGCCCGCAGCGCCAGCTCGATGCACTTCAGCACGATGGCGTCGTCGACGGGGTCGGGTAGGACACGGCGGACGGCACGCTGGGTCATAATCGCCTCGACCAGCGGCATGTCGAGGCGGGCGAGCGCTTCTTCGGCGGTGGGGATGTCGGTCATGAGTCGACGCTACCGCCGGCAGGCGCGCGGACACGCCCGGTTCGAGTTCGGTCAGCCGCTACGCGGCCGTCTGCTTACGGCTACGCGACCAGTTGGCGTGCAGGCGCTGGCAATCGGCGAGGCGCAGCGGGCTGGCGCCACCGTAGTCGGGCCGCACCGCCACCGCGGCCGGGATGTCGGGGGTGCCCTCCCCCGTGATCACCAGCGTCGGCATCCCGGCGGCGTTGGCCGCCCGCAGCCCCGAGGCCGAGCCGGTGACGGCGAACGCGTCGTCGGCGGACAGCCCGAGCTCCCACAACGCGTGCCGGTGTGCCTCCGGATCGGGCATCGGCTTGACGACGTCCTCGGCGGAGACCACGACATCGACAAGACCCTCGCCGACGAGTTGGCGCACCAGCGGCTCGGCCCAGCCCCGCTGACCGTTCACCACGACGGCCACCTGCACGCCGGCGCCGACGGCGTCCATCACGAAGTCGACCAACCCGGCGCGCGGAGACAGGTCGCGCTCGAGGATCAACTCGTCGAACAGCATGGTCTTGGTGGTGTAGATCTCGTCTGCCAGCAGCTTGGTGAGCACGTCGGCCTCGGTGGCCACGCACCGCTTGCGAAGCTCGGCGGCGACCCTCTGGCGCTCGTCGGTGAGCGCGAGCAGCTGTCGATAACGCGGCACCGACCACTGGAAATCCAGGCCGTGCGTCGCGAAGGCGGCGTTGTAGGCGACCCGGTGGCCGTCACATTCGATGTCGGTCAGCGCGTCGAGGTCGAACACCAGACCGCGCACGGCACAGCCGGAACCCGGCCCGGCACCAGGAGGAGAACAGTCCCACCAGAATCGGCCCGCGCGCCACGTCGTCTCCTGCGTTGTCGGCATATGTAGAGCGTGGCCCCCATCACACGCGACGTCCTCCCCCAATCGGGGGATCGACGGTGCCGCTTCGGCCCGCCGCACCCCGCCGACATGCTTCACCTGGGAAATGGCACCTCTAAGGTAGGTGCATGCCGAGCAGCCCACCGGTACGTCTTGTGCTGGTCGACGACCACGAAATGGTCATCGAGGGCCTCAAGGCCATGCTCGCGGCGTTCGCCGACCGGGTGCAGGTTGTCGGGCAGGCCGTCGGCGCCGAACGCGCGGCCGCGGTCATCGACGATCTCGATCCCGACATCGTGCTGTGCGATGTGCGGATGCAGGGTGCCAGCGGCCTGGACCTGTGCGCCGAACTGCGCGAACGCAACGCCGACCGCAAGATCGTCATGCTGTCGGTCTACGACGACGAGCAGTACCTGTTCCAGGCCCTTCGCGTCGGGGCGTCCGGATATCTGCTCAAGAGCATCAGCAGCGACGAACTGGTACGGCAGTTGGAGTTCGTCCACCGCGGCGAGACCGCGATCGACCCGGGCATGGCGGCCAGGGCCGTCGACACCGCAGCGCGGCTTCAGCGCGACGAGTTCTGGCCGGGCGCGCGCCAGGGGTTGACCCAGCGTGAGAGTGAGATCCTCTCGCTCGTCGTCAACGGGCTGTCCAACCGGGCGATCGCGGCCAAGCTGGTGATCGGGGACGAGACGGTCAAGACCCACCTCAGCTCGATTTACCGCAAGCTCGGTGTCAGCGACCGCACCGGCGCCGTCGCGACGGCCCTGCGCGAGGGAATCTTCAAGTGACGACGGAATCGGGTCCGTCGGACGCGGTGCGGGAGCTGAGCCAGTACGCGCTGGCCGCCGACCGCGAGCTGGCACTGCTGCGCGAACTGATCCAGGCCGCGTCCAAGGGTCCGGGTGTCGAACCGCTGGCCGCCGCGGCCGCGCGGATGATCACTGCGGCCACCGCCAGCGACGTGTGCTTCGTGCACGTCCTCGACGACAGCGACCGGTCACTCACGCTGGCCGGTGCCACACCGCCGTTCGACGCCGAGATAGGAAAGATCAGACTGCCTCTGGGCCAGGGCATCTCGGGTTGGGTCGCCAGCCACCGAGAGCCGGTGGTGATCACGCAGGACAAGGAGTCCGATCCGCGCTACATGCCGTTTCAGTCGCTGCGGGGCCGCGATTTCACGTCGATGGTGTCGGTGCCGATGGAGACCGACCCGGGCGGCCTTGTCGGCGTGCTGAACGTGCACACCGTGGAGCGCCGCGATTTCACCGAGCGCGACGTCGAGTTGCTCGTGGTGATCGGCAGGCTCATCGCAGGGGCCATGCACCAGGCCCGGCTGCACCGGCAGCTGGTGGCCCGCGAACGGGCCCACGAGAATTTCGTCGAGCAGGTGATCGAGGCTCAGGAGCTCGAACGGCGAAGGCTTGCAGGCGATATCCACGACGGTATCTCGCAGCGGCTGGTCACCTTGTCCTATCGGTTGGACGCCGCGACCCGATCCGACGAACCCGCGATCGTCGCCGAACAGCTCGGCAAGGCACGCGAGTTGGTCGACCTGACGCTGCAGGAGGCCCGCGCGGCGATCAGCGGGTTGCGCCCGCCGGTTCTCGACGACCTCGGACTGGCCGGCGGACTGGCCAGCCTCGCCCGATCGATACCGCAGATCGGCATCGAGGTGGATCTGGCGGAGCGCCGCCTCCCCGACCACATCGAGCTCGCGCTGTACCGCATCGCACAGGAGTGCCTGCAGAACGTCGTCAAACACGCCAAGGCCGCGTCGGCCCGGCTGACGTTCGCCGTCGACCCCGGCGACAGCGGTGATGTCGCACGTCTCGAAATCGTCGACGACGGAGTGGGTTTCGATACCTTCGAACATCCGCTGGGCGGCGACGACATGGGCGGCTACGGCCTGCTGTCGATGGCCGAGCGCGCCGAGATCGTCGGCGGTCGGCTCAACATCCGGTCCCGTCCGGGAGCGGGGACGGCGGTGACGGCGACGATTCCGCTGCCGACCGTGCTGGAGTAGGCCCGCATCACTCGAGGGTGCAGGCCTTCGCCAGGTGCTCCTCGATGCCGGCGATCACGTCTTCGGACGCTTCACGAAATGCCGCAAGGCGCTTCGGGCCGAGCACGTCGATGAACAGTTCGCGCACCCGTTCCGCGTTGGCCGGTGCGGACGCCTTGATCGCCGCGCGGCCGGTGTCGGTCAGCACGATGTCGGGGTAGCGACCGGTCGACTCCTCCCTGCGGATCAGGCCGCGCTTCTGCATCCGGGTCAGGTGGTGTGACAGCCGGGTCTTCTCCCAGTGGGTGGCTTTGCCGAGCTCGTACGCGCGCATCCGCCCCTTGGGTGCCTCCGACAGGTTGACCAAAATCTCGAAGTCGGAATCCGAGAGCCCGAACTCGCGCTGCAGATGCATCACCAGGTGACGCTCGAGCTTGTGCTGCATCGTCACGAATGCGCGCCAGGCGCCCAGTTCTTCCTCGGTCAGCCGCCCTCTACCAGCCATGGCGACGATCCTACCGGACCGAGTTGACATATCAACCCGACCGACTACCCTGGATTGGGTTGACGTATCAACCTAGAAGGAGATGACCATGGCTCAGCATGTGATCACCGTTGTGGGAGCGACCGGCAAACAGGGCGGCGGACTGGCCCGAGCGATCCTCGCCGATCCGAGCGGGAAGTTCTCGGTCCGTGCAGTGACGCGCAACCCGCAGTCCACGCAGGCAAAGCGGCTTGCCGCAGCGGGCGCTGAAGTCGTCGAGGCCGACCTGTATGACCTCACGGGCATGCAGCGCGCCTTCGACGGAGCCGAGGCGGCGTTCGTCGTCACCAATTACTGGGCGGAGCGGACGGCAGAAGAGGAAGCGGTCCGCACCAGGGCGGAATCGGAGCTGTACCAAGCCGAAACCGCGGCGCGCGCGGCGAAGTCAGCGGACGTGGCGCACGTCATCTGGTCGACCTTGGAGGACACCCGGGACCACTTCGGCGACGACGCACGGGTGCCGACGGTCGAGGGACGATACAAGGTGCCGCACTTCGACGCGAAGGCAGAGGCCGACGCCCTCTTCGCCGAACGCCGCGTGCCCACGACGTTTCTCCGGACAGCCGGGTTCTACGAGGGGTTCCTCTCCGACCTGCAACCGGTCCGCGATCCCGACGGGCACCTGGTGCTCACGCTGCCGATGGCGGACCGGCCGATGGCGGCGATCGCCGTCGGTGACATCGGCCGAACCGCACTCGGCATCTTCAAGCGAGGTCCGGAGTTCATCGGCCAGACCGTGAGCATCGCCGGTGACCACTTGACCGGCGAGGAGTTCGCCGCCGAACTCTCGAGGCTGCACGGCGAACCGGTGGCTTATCGACCGCAGTCCTGGGATGAGCTGCGCGCCATGGACTTCCCCGGCGCTATCGAGATGGGCAACATGTTCCAGTTCTACGCCGAGGACTCCGAACGGTTCACCGCTGCGCGCGATCTGGCGTTCGTGCGGACGCTGAACCCCGAGCTGTTGTCCTTCCGCGACTGGGTGACGCGGCAGAACGCGGCATGACCAGCACCGACCGGACCTAGAAGTCCCCGGAGTTGCGGCGCAGCGTCTGGATCGAATCGGCCAGGGCCCGCGACTCGGCGCTCGACATTCCGATGTCGGCGAAGACCTCGTTGTTCAACGTCACCGTGGCGTCCTCGACCGTCGAGCGGCCGAGGTCGGTGATCTGAACCAGCGTGGTGCGCCCGTCGGTCGGATGGGGAATCCGCTCGACGAGACCGTCGCCCTCCAGTCGCCGAATCGCGTGCGTGACGCTGGTGACGTGCACCTGCAGCCGATCGGAGGCCTTGGTGATCGGCAGCGCGCCGTTGCGGGTGAACGCCAACAGCCTCAGCAACTCGAACCGCGAAAAGCTCAGATCGTAGGGTCGAAGTGCGCTTTCGACGCGCGCCAGCAGGATCTGGTGGGCCCGCATCACCGATGTCACGGCGACCATGCCGTCGGCGACCTCGCCCCACCCGCAACGCTCCCAGTTGGCCCGCGCGAGCGCGATCGGGTCATGGTCATCCTGCCGCGACGGTTGGGGGGCCACGCCTCTTCATACCGCATCGATCGGCGCGGTCAGCAGATTTCAGCGCATGGCCTGGGCGACCGCGGCCACCACGGCGCGGGTGGATCTGCGGTCTCCCACGGTGATGCGCACGCCACCGTCGGCGTACTGCCGGACACGCACTCCGTTCGTCTCGAAGACCTGCCCCCAGCCACGGCCACAGTCCGGCACGTAGACGAAGTTGGCGTTGCTCTCGGTGCTGTACACCCCCATGGACCGCAGCCGCATGCGCAGGTGTCGACGCTCGCTGGTGATCATCCGGATGCGTTGACACAGCTCGGCTTCCGCGTCAAACGACGCCGCGACCGCAACGAGTGCGGTGATCGCGACACCAAAAGGCAGTTGCATGCTCCACAGCCTGCGGGCCAGCTGTGGGGCGCAGAAGCCGTACCCGATCCGGAGTCCGGCCAACCCGTAGGCCTTCGAAAACGTCCGCAGCACCACCACATTGGGGTGCCGCGCGACCAATCCGACGGCGTCCATGCGGCACTCCGGCGCCAGGAACTCCGCGTATGCCTCGTCGAGAAGGACCACCGTCTCCGGCGACAGGCGCCGAAGGAACCGCTCGAGTTCGGCGCCGTGCTCGACTGTGCCGGTCGGGTTGTGCGGACGGCACACCACCACGACCCTGGCACCGGTCGCGGCCCACACCATCGCGTCGAGATCGTGGTGACCGTGCGCGTCCAGCGCAACGGGGACCGATTCCAGCCGCGCCATCTGCGCGAAGATCGGATATCCGTCGAACGTCGGCGTGGCCATGACGATTCGATCGCCGGGATCCGTCACCGCATGCAACACCTGCATGATCACACCGGTGGCGCCGGCCCCGACCACGACCTGCTCGTCGCACAGGCCCGTGTGTCCGGCGATCAGCGAGCGCAGCCGCTCTGGCAGGTACTCCGGATACCGGTTGGCTGCCTCGATCGAGGCGCTCAGCGCCGACCGCACGGACGGCAGTGGCGGGAAGGGATTCTCGTTGAGCGACAGCGCCATCGGGTCCAATGAGGTGGGTAGCGCGCCGAGCGCCTCCGCTCCCCTGTGCATCGGTTCGGACATCAGCCGCGGCCGCCCCACCGCACTGCGGCCGCCCCGGCGAAATCACCGGCGTGGGCGAACGCCGCCATCAACACGACCTCCCCCGGTTTTAGTCTTCCGCTGTCGATCGCACGATCGAGGTTGACCGGAATGCCCGCGGCGAACAGGTTGCCGCACTGGTCGAAGGTGTCGATGTGACGCTCGGGCGGGAGTTCGAGCGCTTCTCGCCAGTTGCGCAAGAACACCCGGTTCGGCTGGTTGGTGACGAGCAGACTTAGATCGGGGGGCTTGATCCCGATGCGGTCGCATACCGCGTACGACACCTCGGGAACCTGCCGGTTGCCTCGCGCCAGCACCTTGGTGATCTTGCTTTCGGTGAAACCGATGTAGCCCTCCCCCGGACCCGGCTGCCACCACTTGCGCGGCGGGTCGGACGCGATCGTCATATCGCCGGCGAACTCGCCGTAGGTACGACATTCGACGTCGAGGATCGGTGACTGCTCCGACACCGCCACCAGGCCGACGGCCGCGCCGTCGCCCGGCACCGATGCCTGCGCCTTGCGCCGCACCTGCGGTTGGTCGAAGACCTGACCGGCGGCGTTCTGCGCGACGGCGACCAGCGCCGTGCGTCCCGCGCCGGAGGACAGCAGCTGCCGCGCCACCTGCAGCCCGAACACGAACGCCGCGCAGCCGCCGTTGTGCAGATCGAGCACCCATGTCGGCTTCATACCGAGTCGGTGCGCCATGGCGCCGCCGCCACCGTAGAACGGGACGTCGGGCATCTGCGTGTGGGTGATCAGGACGTCGGCGCCGGCGACGGCGTCCTGGCCGTGACGCTCGATCAGGCCGGCGGCCGCCCGCTCGACCATGTCGACGGCGGTCTCGTCGGGCGCGACGTGGTGGCGGAATCTGGGGGCGCGGAACATCATGCTGTCCCGCAGATCGTCGGATTCGGCGAACTGCGCATAGTATTCGGCGCCGATCGGCTCACCGGGCAGGTACGTCGATACGTCCAGAAGGCTGACGGTCATACCGAACTCACCTCATCCAATCGGGCGTCACAGGAAGGCCGTTGCGGTGCCGGTACTCGGCGATCGCCTTGAGATTGCGCAGCTCGAGCAGGTGGCCGGGACCGAACATGTCCCAGAAGTCGCCCACCCATACGGGTCGCTCGGGCGGGGCCGACTCCGGATACGGGTTGCGGTCGTAGAACGGGTGATGACAGTTGGTCCACAGCACCACCGAACCGGGTTTGTCGAACACGACCTGCGCATCGACGACGCGCATCAGGTAGATCATCCACAGGTGCCTGCCCTGATCCCACGCGCAGTGGTAATCCACCGTCATGGCCGCATCGTTGGCGACCGTGCGGGTGAAGATCTGCGTCTGCGAGCCCAGCCGGTCGTAGGCCACCCACAGCCCTGGTTCCTCGGTGGGGGTGAAACCGCGCAGGCTGTAGGTCCATTCCTCCAGACACCTTGTGTCGGAGAGGTATTCGAACAACGCGCCG includes:
- the fabH gene encoding 3-oxoacyl-ACP synthase → MTVSLLDVSTYLPGEPIGAEYYAQFAESDDLRDSMMFRAPRFRHHVAPDETAVDMVERAAAGLIERHGQDAVAGADVLITHTQMPDVPFYGGGGAMAHRLGMKPTWVLDLHNGGCAAFVFGLQVARQLLSSGAGRTALVAVAQNAAGQVFDQPQVRRKAQASVPGDGAAVGLVAVSEQSPILDVECRTYGEFAGDMTIASDPPRKWWQPGPGEGYIGFTESKITKVLARGNRQVPEVSYAVCDRIGIKPPDLSLLVTNQPNRVFLRNWREALELPPERHIDTFDQCGNLFAAGIPVNLDRAIDSGRLKPGEVVLMAAFAHAGDFAGAAAVRWGGRG
- a CDS encoding NmrA family protein → MAQHVITVVGATGKQGGGLARAILADPSGKFSVRAVTRNPQSTQAKRLAAAGAEVVEADLYDLTGMQRAFDGAEAAFVVTNYWAERTAEEEAVRTRAESELYQAETAARAAKSADVAHVIWSTLEDTRDHFGDDARVPTVEGRYKVPHFDAKAEADALFAERRVPTTFLRTAGFYEGFLSDLQPVRDPDGHLVLTLPMADRPMAAIAVGDIGRTALGIFKRGPEFIGQTVSIAGDHLTGEEFAAELSRLHGEPVAYRPQSWDELRAMDFPGAIEMGNMFQFYAEDSERFTAARDLAFVRTLNPELLSFRDWVTRQNAA
- a CDS encoding acyl-CoA dehydrogenase — encoded protein: MDYFGLDDDERVIAETAAAFAEKRLAPFALEWDRTHHFPTDVLREAAELGMAAVYCNEDVGGSGLRRLDGVRIFEQLATADPTVAAFLSIHNMCTWMVDTYGTPEQRKSWVPRLASMESIASYCLTEPGAGSDASALRTRAVRDGDHYALDGVKQFISGAGSSDVYVVMARTGGEGPRGISTFLVEKDAAGLTFGADEEKMGWHAQPTAQVIFEGVRVPADAMLGGADGEGTGFGIAMNGLNGGRINIAACSLGGAQAAYDKAAAYVRDREAFGGPLLDEPTIRFTLAEMSTALETSRNLLWRAATALDENHPDKVELCAMAKLYVTDACYTVADQALQLHGGYGYLNEYGLEKIVRDLRVHRILEGTNEIMRVVIGRSQAAKVRASA
- the nreB_2 gene encoding GAF sensor signal transduction histidine kinase, which produces MTTESGPSDAVRELSQYALAADRELALLRELIQAASKGPGVEPLAAAAARMITAATASDVCFVHVLDDSDRSLTLAGATPPFDAEIGKIRLPLGQGISGWVASHREPVVITQDKESDPRYMPFQSLRGRDFTSMVSVPMETDPGGLVGVLNVHTVERRDFTERDVELLVVIGRLIAGAMHQARLHRQLVARERAHENFVEQVIEAQELERRRLAGDIHDGISQRLVTLSYRLDAATRSDEPAIVAEQLGKARELVDLTLQEARAAISGLRPPVLDDLGLAGGLASLARSIPQIGIEVDLAERRLPDHIELALYRIAQECLQNVVKHAKAASARLTFAVDPGDSGDVARLEIVDDGVGFDTFEHPLGGDDMGGYGLLSMAERAEIVGGRLNIRSRPGAGTAVTATIPLPTVLE
- the nox_4 gene encoding nitroreductase translates to MTDIPTAEEALARLDMPLVEAIMTQRAVRRVLPDPVDDAIVLKCIELALRAPTGSNGQNWEFIVVKDQAVKDQLGKRYRQAWSLYGGIGRRLAAGDESMQKILRAVQWQVDHFSEIPVLVVPCLRGGSRLPYMPSPFVGESSFFGSIYPSVQNLLLAARAMGLGASLITLPLWSVTSARRTLGLPLTVTPICVVPLGWPRGRYGPTTRKPVGQVAHLDTYGERAWVDADAR
- the mmsB gene encoding 3-hydroxyisobutyrate dehydrogenase, with product MTTIAFLGLGNMGGPMAANLVAAGQTVRGFDPQPTLKSAAADKGVSVFDSGAEAVSEAEVVITSLPNGDIVKACYAEVLPAAKDNALFIDTSTISVDDARSIHQQALERGLAQLDAPVSGGVKGATAGTLAFMVGGEDEAVERARPVLEPLAGKIIHCGASGTGQAAKLCNNMVLAVQQIAIGEAFVLAEKLGLPAQSLFDVITGATGNCWSVHTNCPVPGPVPTSPANNDFKPGFATALMNKDLGLAMAAVESTGSNAPLGSHAAEIYKKFAADHADKDFSAVIEALRGN
- the pat_2 gene encoding PLP-dependent enzyme, histidinol-phosphate/aromatic aminotransferase or cobyric acid decarboxylase, whose amino-acid sequence is MSEPMHRGAEALGALPTSLDPMALSLNENPFPPLPSVRSALSASIEAANRYPEYLPERLRSLIAGHTGLCDEQVVVGAGATGVIMQVLHAVTDPGDRIVMATPTFDGYPIFAQMARLESVPVALDAHGHHDLDAMVWAATGARVVVVCRPHNPTGTVEHGAELERFLRRLSPETVVLLDEAYAEFLAPECRMDAVGLVARHPNVVVLRTFSKAYGLAGLRIGYGFCAPQLARRLWSMQLPFGVAITALVAVAASFDAEAELCQRIRMITSERRHLRMRLRSMGVYSTESNANFVYVPDCGRGWGQVFETNGVRVRQYADGGVRITVGDRRSTRAVVAAVAQAMR
- a CDS encoding MarR family transcriptional regulator, which translates into the protein MAGRGRLTEEELGAWRAFVTMQHKLERHLVMHLQREFGLSDSDFEILVNLSEAPKGRMRAYELGKATHWEKTRLSHHLTRMQKRGLIRREESTGRYPDIVLTDTGRAAIKASAPANAERVRELFIDVLGPKRLAAFREASEDVIAGIEEHLAKACTLE
- the nreC_2 gene encoding response regulator containing a CheY-like receiver domain and an HTH DNA-binding domain — its product is MPSSPPVRLVLVDDHEMVIEGLKAMLAAFADRVQVVGQAVGAERAAAVIDDLDPDIVLCDVRMQGASGLDLCAELRERNADRKIVMLSVYDDEQYLFQALRVGASGYLLKSISSDELVRQLEFVHRGETAIDPGMAARAVDTAARLQRDEFWPGARQGLTQRESEILSLVVNGLSNRAIAAKLVIGDETVKTHLSSIYRKLGVSDRTGAVATALREGIFK
- a CDS encoding transcriptional regulator, translated to MAPQPSRQDDHDPIALARANWERCGWGEVADGMVAVTSVMRAHQILLARVESALRPYDLSFSRFELLRLLAFTRNGALPITKASDRLQVHVTSVTHAIRRLEGDGLVERIPHPTDGRTTLVQITDLGRSTVEDATVTLNNEVFADIGMSSAESRALADSIQTLRRNSGDF
- a CDS encoding putative phosphatase/phosphohexomutase; translation: MRGLVFDLDALTDIECDGHRVAYNAAFATHGLDFQWSVPRYRQLLALTDERQRVAAELRKRCVATEADVLTKLLADEIYTTKTMLFDELILERDLSPRAGLVDFVMDAVGAGVQVAVVVNGQRGWAEPLVRQLVGEGLVDVVVSAEDVVKPMPDPEAHRHALWELGLSADDAFAVTGSASGLRAANAAGMPTLVITGEGTPDIPAAVAVRPDYGGASPLRLADCQRLHANWSRSRKQTAA